The region GCGTGGCCTGACCGTCGGCGCAGGCACGGACGCCACCCGGGTGTCCTCCTACAACCCCTGGGTCGCGCTGCACTGGCTGGTCTCCGGCCGGACCGTCGGCGATCTGACGCTCTACCCGCCGGAGAACCGCGTCGGCCGCGAGACCGCACTGACCATGTACACCCAGGCCGGCGCCAAGCTCACCGGAGAGCAGGACGTCAAGGGCATCCTCAAGCCCGGGTTCTACGGCGACCTCGCCGTCCTCTCCGACGACTTCTTCGCCGTCCCCGAGCAGGACATCCCGCACATCGAGTCCCTCCTCACCGTCACCGGCGGCCGCATCGTCTACGCCACCGCCGAGTACGAGGGCCTGGACGAGGAGATTCCGGCGATCAGCCCGGCATGGAGCCCGGTCGCCCACTACGGCGGCTACCAGGCCACCGTCAAGCCCAGCATCTCGGGCGCGCGACAGGCCGAACTGCTCGGCCAGGCCGTCGCCGAGTCCGAGCAGCACCGGCAGTGGCGCACCCAGCGCGGCTTCATCCCGGAGGCTCGGACGGAGATCTTCGACACCTGCTTCGTGCTGTAAAGCACGGAAACTCACCACTACCGCACCACCTACCCACGCATGAGGAGAGTGTGATGAACACCGGATTGCTCATCCTGCGACTGGCCGTCGGCCTCCTATTCGTCGGGCATGGGATCCAGAAAGTCAGCCATCGCCTCGGCGGCCACGGGATCGAGGGTGGAGCGGCAGAGTTCGAAGCGGACGGGTTCCGCGGCGGCCGGCTCACCGCGGCCGCCGCGGGCCTCGGGCAGATCGCCGCGGGTCTGCTGCTCAGCGCAGGAGCGCTCGCCCCCTTGGCGGCCACCATCGCAGCGGGAGTGATGACGGTCGCGGTCACGGTCAAGTGGCGCAACGGGCTCTGGGTGCAGAACAACGGCTACGAGTACCCGCTCGTGCTGCTGATCCTGCCGGCCGTGCTGACGCTCACCGGACCCGGCCGCTGGTCGGTCGACCAGACCATCGGGCTGCTGCCCTGGGCCCCGTGGTGGACAGTCGCGGCCGTCGGCCTCGGCGTCTTCAGCGGGCTGATGACCCGCGTCATCCTCGCACGGCCGGACCTTCACCACTGAGTAGTAAGGCGTCGTGTCACTTGGTGAGGCGCGGGCCAGGCTGTGAGGTGAGCATCACACAGCCCGGCCACGTCGGCTTCGCGCTTAAGGAGTGCCTGTGGAGAGAATCGAATCGGCCAGCCTTGACGCGCAGCAGCCTGTGCGCGCCTTCAGCAGTGCGGCACGCTGGCTCACCGAGCACGTCGGGCAGGAATTCCGACGCGAGACCGGCATGTGGCAGATCCACTACGAGATGCTTTCTTGGCTGTCGGAAACTCCTGAGGGGCAACTGGGCCTGACCAAGTTGGCTCGGCGGATGGGGATATCGACAAGCAGACTCTCCCATCTGGTGGACCGTGCGCGGGAGCGCGGCTGGGTAGAGCGTGTACCGGATCCTGTCGGCCGTCGTATTGTTCTCGCCAGGCTGACCAGCGCGGGAAAACATGCCTTGCAAGCGGCAGCTCCCCTGCAGCTTGCATGTGTGCGCTCTCGCTTCCTCGATCGTCTCACCCCTGCCCAGATGGAGCAGCTGCGCGAGATCAGTGAGGCACTCATCGGGTCGGTCGACCAACAGGATGAAGACGGCGGTACAGGGTCGGGATACACGGGCACGTCAGCCTGACGTTGATTCCCTTGGCCGTAGCCCAGTAACGGCCCTTTACAAATGACGGGGGCCTGGACGACACGATGCCGGCGTGGAGTCCGGTCGCCCTGAGGCCCATGGTGGACAGCCGAGGCCGTCGGCCTCGGCGTTTCCAGCGGACTGATGACCCGCGCCCTCCTCGCACGGCCGGACCTTCAATACTGAGTGATCAGGAACATCTGCGCCGCCAGGGAGTTGAGACTGCTATGGAGACCGAAGCGAGGGGCCTGCAGAGCGCGGAACCACCGTCGCCGGCCGACGGCGGCGACGGCGGCGACGGCGACGACGACGGCCGAGGTGTAGACCAGGGCATTGATCGTGAACTGCTTGACTGGTGGATGCTGGTGAGGCAGGGCTTCCACGCCACACAGCAGTGTCTCGTGAGCGAGCTGGCCGAGCGCTTCAACGTCGGCCAAGCCG is a window of Streptomyces mirabilis DNA encoding:
- a CDS encoding DoxX family protein encodes the protein MNTGLLILRLAVGLLFVGHGIQKVSHRLGGHGIEGGAAEFEADGFRGGRLTAAAAGLGQIAAGLLLSAGALAPLAATIAAGVMTVAVTVKWRNGLWVQNNGYEYPLVLLILPAVLTLTGPGRWSVDQTIGLLPWAPWWTVAAVGLGVFSGLMTRVILARPDLHH
- a CDS encoding MarR family winged helix-turn-helix transcriptional regulator — encoded protein: MERIESASLDAQQPVRAFSSAARWLTEHVGQEFRRETGMWQIHYEMLSWLSETPEGQLGLTKLARRMGISTSRLSHLVDRARERGWVERVPDPVGRRIVLARLTSAGKHALQAAAPLQLACVRSRFLDRLTPAQMEQLREISEALIGSVDQQDEDGGTGSGYTGTSA